The sequence CAGCGGCTGCCGCAGGATGGTGTGGGCTGCCATGAGTGCCGGCCGAGAACGGCAGGAGGTGCGCTCGGCCGGCCCGGAGCCTACGGATGCGGCGGACCCACACCCACGGTGCACGGGATCGCCGGGGAGCGAGGGGCGCGGGCGGCCGATGGGGGCGTGGCGATGGCCTCCGCGAGCGCCTCCGTGTGCTCGTGGGGGAGGATCACCTCGATCAGGTCGCTGTCGACGCGTCCGGGCATGCTGATCCTGATGTGCAGGGAGACACTGCCGTCCTGATTGCTCACCGCGCCGATCACCCCGTCGACCACGCCCGACGCTCGCGGCAGTACCTCCGTGACCTCCGTGTCGCGGCCGTTCGGCGTGGTCGGATGCTGCGCTCTCACAGGCTTCCTCTCCTTCTTGCTCCGCGGAACGTGACCGGCGGACTTCCGGAATGCGTCCGTCACCTGACGCCCGTCACCTGACGTCTGATTCCCGATCGCCGGGTACACCGAAGGTCGGTCGTACGGACCCGACGGGAAACCCGCCGGGGGTGGGGGAGAGCTCGGTGGCGGTGGCCCGACGACAGGCCAGGACGAAGCGGTTCGCCAGGTTTTCGTCCTGGTCTCGGCGGCTGATCACCCCGAGGGGGGCGTGAGCGGCGCTGGCGCGCAGGCGGAGGACCTGGGTGTCCTCGCCGTGGGTGAGCCATTCGGCGATGCCCCGGTCCATGAAGGAGATACCGTCGCCGGCGGCCACCGCCGAGGCGATGTTGGCGTAGTCGGGCTCCTCCCGGACGACATGGCCGACTCCTTCACGACCGATGATGCGCAGGAGGTGGTCGTAGTAGCCGGGGGCCTGGTCGCGGGGCCACATGATGAGGGGGAGTTCGGCGGGCGCGGGGCCGGTCGACCGGGTGAGCTGGGTGGGAGCCAGCATCACGATCTCACTGGATCCCACCACGTGCAGTTGGAGGTCGTCTGCGGCGATCGGCGGTCGGACGAAGGCGAAGTCGACCTCTCTGGCGCGTACGAGGCGGACGTTGCCGTCGGACCAGCCGGAGGCGATCGTGACGTTCACGGCCGGATGATCCCGGCGGAACTCGGCGACCATGGCGCGTTGCCCCAGGGCGTGGCCCGCACGGCTGAAGGCCACCCGCACCAGGCGGTGGCCCTCCGAGGAGGCGGCCTTGAGCTTCGTTCTCATCGAGTGGATGTGGCCCAGCAGGTGCGGCGCCTCGTGGCGGAGGATCTCGCCCGCGGCGGTCAGGGAGATGCCTGTTTTGCTGCGTTCCAGCAGCCGTGTCTCCAGTTCCTTCTCCAGCACCTTGATCTGCTGGGAGAGGGTGGGCTGGGTGACGTGACAACGTTCGGCGGCGCGTCCCAGGTGTAATTCTTCGGCGACGGCGAGAAAGTATTCCACGCGCCGCAGCAGACCGGAATGATTCATGGTCAGCCTCTGTGTGTGATCGCTTGTCCGAGTGGCGGGTGCCTGAAAAGCCATCATCGCTCATCCTGGGCCGAGCGGATTCCGCGCCCTGGGCCCCGGCTTTCGTCGGGGACCAGGGCGCGGACTGTCGCGGGACAACAGCCTCGTGGTCAGGGTTTCCAGCCGAGTCCGATGACCGCGCGTCGCGGAACGGTGCACCTCCAAAGCCCGGTGTCATCGATGCGTTGGACCGTGGAAGAGGACCTCATCCCGGGCTGCTCGGGGTAGCGGAATATCGACTTGGCCTCTTCGATCGCCCATCGATGTGCTTGCTGCGGACCGAGCGACTCCACCACCTTGCGCAGGCCGTACATGTCCACCAGATATTCGCCGAGGTTCTGCTCGGCCTCGTCCGCGGTCACGCCCGTCGCGGTGTACGAGTCGTCGATCTCCATTATTTTGAAGTCGAACCCCACCTCTGCCAGGTACTGACCGATCTCGTCTTCCGAGAAGTGGGCATATTGGTGGCCGGTGTGGGAGTAGCGGTCGACCACCTTCGAGAACCAGGTGTCCATGGGGGATCCGGAAAGGAAGTCGTGGAGCAGGAAGGCGCCGCCCGGCCGCAGGACCCGATAGGACTCCTCGGCCACCGATCGGCGTAACGCGGGCGGGATGTGGTGGGTGCCGTAGGCGAGGAGAACTCCGTCCACCGAACCGGACCGGAAGAGTTGCCGTTCGGCTCGCTGGAGCAGTGCCGGGACACCCGTCGCCCATGCCGTGTGCACCATATGGGGTGACGCGTCGCAGGTCATGATCTCGACGTCGGACAGGCCGATGCGGGAACAGACCCGCCGCACCAGTCCGTCGCCTCCGAGGAGGTCGACGATCGCCTGGGTTCCCTCGCTCCGTTGCGTCATCAGCTCGATGAGCTGGCGGATCCCCGCGGCTCTGGCGTCGACGTTCAGCTGCTGGGCGCGGACGTAGCTGGATCCCCTGCCGCCGGCGATATCGGAACCGAAGTCGTCACGAACGGCCTCATCGGCTTCCTGCTCTTTCTGCCAGGAATCGAGGCGGGGTTGGTCGATGCGCCGGTACATCTCCGGGGAGTGGACGCGCAGTTGGTCGAGTTGGGCATGGAGATCACTGCCGGCTACGGATATACCTTCGATACCAATCGACACCATATCTCCTTAGACATGCACACATGAAGGATCGATTTGGGGATGGTGCGGTAGGACGTCGCTGTGAAACCACGCCGGGGTCAGCTGGTTTGCTTCTCCGGAATGCCGACCCTTTCGCTTGCTTTCCGGTTCGCGGCCGCGGTGAGGGCGAACAGCGCGAGCAGCGCCGCGCCGAAGCCGAGGAAGACCAGGACGATGGGCGTGAAACCGCCGATGTCGACGCTGTCGAACACCACCATCAGCACGCCGGTGAAGAACATCTTGATGGCCCCCTGCAACGCGCTTGCGGCGCCGCGAGCGGTCTCCACTTTGGTCATGCTGAGCGTCAGGGTCAGCGGGGCCATCACTCCGCACGTGAAGCCCAGGGCGACCGAGAAGACGCCGATCCGCAGCAGACTGCCGTCCAGGTCGGCGAAGGCCGCGACGATGAAGACGAGCAGGTAGGCGGCCAGACCTCGGACGTAGGTGTCCCGTGGCCCCCAGCGGACCCAGCTGTTGAAGAACGATCCGCACACGATGGACATCGAATAGAGGATGTAGAAGAGGCTGTTGCCGATCGGACTGACATGCAGCGCGTGGAAAGCGAACGGCGCCGTCGCGTAGAACGCGATGGTGAAGGAGAAGATCAGTGCGGAGGCGATGCTGTAGGAAGTGAAGTTGATGTCCTTCAGCACGGTCGTGTACGCCAGGACCTTGCCCGTTCCGCCGTGTTCGCGTTCCGACTCGGGGTGTGTCTCCGGCATCAGGAAGAAGACCATGATCAGGCCGAGGACGACCGCAACGGAGAACAGCAGGAACTGCACGCGCCAGCCGAAGTGGGCACCGATGAAACTGCCCAGCAGCGGGGCCAGCGAGGGCGACAGCTGACAGGCCATCGAGAAGTAGGAGAACGCCTTGCGCAGCTTGACGGGCTCGTCGAGGGTGTCGACGATCAGCGCCCGGGAGATCACTGTGCACGACGCGGTGCCCAGCGCGGTCAGCGCACGGGAGATGTTCAACACCGCGACGTTGTGGGCGGTATAGCCCACGAACAGGCCGACGGCCGCGACGGCGAGTCCGATCAACAGGGCGATCTTGCGGCCCCGGGTGTCGGACAGACTGCCGTAGAAGAACTGCGCCAGGCCGAGCACGATCATGTAGAACACGATCAGGTTCTTCATCGCACTCTGGCTGACCGACAGATCTTCCTGGATGGCCGGCAGGGAGGGGTTGAAGAAGTCCACTGCCATCAGGCCGAGGACGACGCTGAAGAAGGCGAAGAACAGAACCCGCGCCTCGCGTCGGGTGAATCGGGTGACAGACATTTCCTTGTTACCTTGCCCCGGTCCTGGACGCCTCGAAGGCCCTGAGATTGGTCCGGTAGGAGCCGGCCGGAGTAGGGGCGTCGCGATCGACGACGAGGTGCAGGACATGGACCCCGTCGCTGTCCTTGATCTTCTGTGCCACGGTGTCCAGTTCACTGATCGAGGTCACCCGGAAGCCGGTCGCTCCCATCGACTCGGCGAACTTCACCCAGTCGTGGCCGGGCAGGGCGCTCAGTTCCGGGATGTTCTTGATGTTGTTCATATGCGTCGCGCCATAGGAGGAGTTGTCGAAGATCGCGAAGATGATGTTGCGGCGGTACCGCACGGCAGTCTGGATCTCCATGCCCTGCATCAGCGTGCACCCGTCCCCGGTGATGACCAGACACGGTTCGTCGCGGGCGAAGGAGATGCCGACGGCGGCGCCGAAGGCCCAGCCCATCATCCCCATGTTGGTGGTGGAGTAGAAACCGGCGTCGATGTCCGTCGTCCAGTAATGCGTGGCGAACGACCGGTGGTTGCCCGAGTCGGCGACGCAAATCCTGTCCTTGAGCCAGGAGTTCAGGCATTTCACCGCGTGCGCCGGGTTCAGGGCATCGCCGCCGTCCGGAATGTCGTCATGCAGGCGAACCTGCCCGACGCGTTCCCTCAGAGCCGCATTCC is a genomic window of Streptomyces gilvosporeus containing:
- a CDS encoding methyltransferase domain-containing protein, with the protein product MVSIGIEGISVAGSDLHAQLDQLRVHSPEMYRRIDQPRLDSWQKEQEADEAVRDDFGSDIAGGRGSSYVRAQQLNVDARAAGIRQLIELMTQRSEGTQAIVDLLGGDGLVRRVCSRIGLSDVEIMTCDASPHMVHTAWATGVPALLQRAERQLFRSGSVDGVLLAYGTHHIPPALRRSVAEESYRVLRPGGAFLLHDFLSGSPMDTWFSKVVDRYSHTGHQYAHFSEDEIGQYLAEVGFDFKIMEIDDSYTATGVTADEAEQNLGEYLVDMYGLRKVVESLGPQQAHRWAIEEAKSIFRYPEQPGMRSSSTVQRIDDTGLWRCTVPRRAVIGLGWKP
- a CDS encoding MFS transporter, whose product is MSVTRFTRREARVLFFAFFSVVLGLMAVDFFNPSLPAIQEDLSVSQSAMKNLIVFYMIVLGLAQFFYGSLSDTRGRKIALLIGLAVAAVGLFVGYTAHNVAVLNISRALTALGTASCTVISRALIVDTLDEPVKLRKAFSYFSMACQLSPSLAPLLGSFIGAHFGWRVQFLLFSVAVVLGLIMVFFLMPETHPESEREHGGTGKVLAYTTVLKDINFTSYSIASALIFSFTIAFYATAPFAFHALHVSPIGNSLFYILYSMSIVCGSFFNSWVRWGPRDTYVRGLAAYLLVFIVAAFADLDGSLLRIGVFSVALGFTCGVMAPLTLTLSMTKVETARGAASALQGAIKMFFTGVLMVVFDSVDIGGFTPIVLVFLGFGAALLALFALTAAANRKASERVGIPEKQTS
- a CDS encoding LysR family transcriptional regulator translates to MNHSGLLRRVEYFLAVAEELHLGRAAERCHVTQPTLSQQIKVLEKELETRLLERSKTGISLTAAGEILRHEAPHLLGHIHSMRTKLKAASSEGHRLVRVAFSRAGHALGQRAMVAEFRRDHPAVNVTIASGWSDGNVRLVRAREVDFAFVRPPIAADDLQLHVVGSSEIVMLAPTQLTRSTGPAPAELPLIMWPRDQAPGYYDHLLRIIGREGVGHVVREEPDYANIASAVAAGDGISFMDRGIAEWLTHGEDTQVLRLRASAAHAPLGVISRRDQDENLANRFVLACRRATATELSPTPGGFPVGSVRPTFGVPGDRESDVR